In Alteribacter lacisalsi, a genomic segment contains:
- a CDS encoding YjcZ family sporulation protein, with protein sequence MSGGYNNGFTLLVVLFILLVIVGCACAY encoded by the coding sequence ATGTCTGGTGGCTACAATAATGGCTTTACACTTCTTGTTGTTCTTTTCATTCTGCTTGTCATCGTAGGCTGCGCCTGCGCTTACTAA
- a CDS encoding YpmS family protein: MFKIRNKWKAAFFSLFFIVTLFGLIIMFLFYRLFATGGYEEWETVERGDWEGTYPSFTVEASRDSLNQLIQQELDEEDPDRDYDLYIGEQFVHFDASFRIFGQQVPIELNLEPEVTEEGNIVLHEDSFNIGGISLPSTQVFGLIDSMADLPEWVKINPAESYFYLHLHEGIADGVLAEAEEVNLGENRIRFTIFITEREKNEAS; encoded by the coding sequence ATGTTTAAGATCAGAAACAAATGGAAAGCGGCCTTCTTTTCGTTATTCTTTATTGTAACATTATTCGGGCTTATAATCATGTTTTTGTTTTACCGTCTGTTTGCGACTGGCGGTTATGAGGAGTGGGAGACAGTCGAGCGTGGAGACTGGGAAGGAACATACCCTTCCTTTACTGTAGAGGCCTCCAGGGACAGTCTCAATCAGCTGATTCAGCAGGAACTCGATGAGGAGGACCCGGACCGTGACTACGACCTGTATATAGGGGAACAGTTTGTCCATTTTGATGCATCGTTCCGTATTTTCGGTCAGCAGGTGCCAATTGAACTTAATCTAGAGCCTGAAGTGACGGAAGAGGGCAATATCGTTCTTCATGAAGACTCGTTTAACATTGGCGGTATCTCGCTTCCATCCACTCAAGTATTTGGCTTAATCGATTCAATGGCCGATCTGCCCGAATGGGTAAAGATTAATCCGGCTGAATCTTACTTTTATCTCCATTTGCATGAAGGCATTGCTGATGGTGTGCTCGCGGAGGCAGAGGAAGTTAACCTTGGGGAAAACAGGATCCGCTTTACTATTTTTATAACAGAGCGTGAAAAGAATGAAGCCTCGTAA
- a CDS encoding sporulation YhaL family protein, which translates to MNRIKIAAILVGVIFTAFAIRLFSMTTAGQFILEVPGWIYFLYAGILLCAYKAVQAFTDDRKKEQALIEQEGEVIMKKVRDRRAKRDPQS; encoded by the coding sequence TTGAACCGGATAAAAATTGCCGCTATTCTCGTGGGAGTGATTTTTACAGCGTTTGCGATCCGGCTCTTTTCAATGACAACGGCAGGCCAGTTTATTCTAGAGGTTCCGGGCTGGATCTATTTCCTGTATGCAGGAATTCTGCTCTGTGCCTATAAAGCTGTACAGGCCTTCACCGATGACCGTAAAAAAGAGCAGGCACTGATTGAGCAGGAAGGCGAAGTCATTATGAAAAAGGTAAGAGACCGGCGGGCAAAAAGAGATCCTCAGTCCTGA
- a CDS encoding HIT family protein, with amino-acid sequence MTHTNDDCIFCKIVKGDIPGAKVYEDENVLAFFDISQVTKGHTLVIPKNHEENVFELKEETAKQLFSAVPKVANALKEAFEPIGLNVLNNNGKEAGQSVFHYHLHLIPRYGKGDGFGAVWKEHGSEYSSDQLSDMAAEVKKQIQLS; translated from the coding sequence TTGACGCACACGAATGACGACTGTATTTTCTGTAAAATTGTTAAAGGTGATATTCCCGGTGCGAAGGTGTACGAAGACGAAAATGTGCTTGCTTTTTTTGACATCAGCCAAGTCACAAAAGGTCACACTCTCGTAATCCCAAAAAACCACGAAGAAAACGTTTTTGAACTGAAGGAGGAAACCGCTAAACAGCTTTTCTCCGCTGTACCGAAAGTGGCAAATGCCCTGAAGGAAGCGTTCGAACCAATCGGCCTTAATGTTCTGAACAATAACGGCAAGGAAGCAGGCCAGTCTGTGTTCCATTATCATCTTCACCTGATTCCGCGCTACGGTAAGGGAGACGGATTTGGTGCCGTGTGGAAGGAACACGGGAGCGAGTACAGCTCCGATCAGTTGTCGGATATGGCAGCTGAAGTAAAAAAGCAGATTCAACTATCCTGA
- a CDS encoding MFS transporter produces MSISEKQKKKSFLLLMINMFVVMMGIGLVIPVLPYYVESFDAGAVELGILIALFAFMQFLFAPFWGRLSDRVGRKPLIAAGMFGFALAEFIFAFASQMWMLYLSRILAGTFGSAIMPSAMAFVADTTSEEKRSKGMGLLGMSMALGIVFGPGIGGWLAEINLAAPFLFAGIAATIAGLFSLFLLPESLPKEVREEKDSERPGQLKSILRAVTSPVGFLLVLVFVLSFGLANFQTSFGLYALARFEYTPAEVGTIVMIVGVVGAVAQGGLVGRLTGRFGDERVALGALLLSGIGFILMSLAFSYTTLIVTTCLFFLGNSLLRPSVNSMISKRAGKKQGLIMGVNNSFVSLGNVAGALIAGNVFAVNLFLPFSIGAAAMFLAWAATIIWLSHQKQQTVIDRTNRVESS; encoded by the coding sequence TTGAGTATTTCGGAAAAACAAAAGAAAAAGTCTTTCCTGCTTCTTATGATCAATATGTTTGTTGTCATGATGGGGATTGGTCTGGTGATTCCCGTCCTTCCCTATTATGTGGAGTCATTTGATGCAGGAGCAGTGGAACTGGGCATTCTGATTGCCCTCTTTGCCTTTATGCAGTTTCTGTTTGCGCCGTTCTGGGGACGGCTTTCTGACCGCGTCGGCCGGAAGCCTCTGATTGCAGCAGGGATGTTCGGATTTGCTCTGGCGGAATTCATTTTCGCCTTCGCCTCACAAATGTGGATGCTTTACCTTTCAAGAATCCTTGCCGGTACGTTCGGATCTGCTATTATGCCGTCTGCAATGGCATTTGTAGCAGACACCACAAGCGAGGAAAAAAGAAGTAAAGGAATGGGGCTCCTTGGTATGAGTATGGCCCTCGGGATCGTATTCGGGCCGGGGATCGGCGGCTGGCTTGCGGAAATTAATCTGGCAGCGCCTTTCCTGTTTGCAGGAATAGCGGCCACGATTGCCGGTCTCTTTTCCTTGTTTCTTCTTCCGGAATCCCTTCCGAAAGAGGTGAGGGAGGAGAAGGACAGTGAAAGACCTGGCCAGTTAAAAAGCATTCTGCGCGCCGTCACCAGCCCGGTTGGTTTCCTGCTCGTCCTTGTATTTGTCCTCAGTTTCGGACTTGCCAACTTTCAAACAAGCTTCGGCCTTTATGCGCTTGCCCGTTTTGAGTACACGCCCGCTGAAGTAGGAACGATCGTGATGATTGTAGGGGTGGTCGGTGCGGTTGCACAGGGAGGCCTTGTTGGCAGACTCACCGGACGTTTCGGAGACGAACGTGTGGCCCTGGGGGCTCTGCTCCTTAGTGGTATCGGATTTATTCTCATGTCTCTCGCTTTCAGCTACACAACTCTGATTGTGACTACCTGTTTGTTTTTCCTTGGAAATTCCCTTCTTCGCCCATCTGTGAACAGCATGATTTCCAAACGGGCGGGAAAAAAACAGGGGCTGATTATGGGTGTGAACAATTCCTTTGTGAGTCTTGGAAACGTAGCCGGTGCCCTGATTGCAGGGAATGTTTTTGCCGTGAACCTGTTTCTGCCTTTTTCTATCGGCGCAGCGGCTATGTTTCTCGCCTGGGCTGCCACGATCATCTGGCTCAGCCATCAGAAGCAGCAGACCGTAATTGACAGAACAAACAGAGTGGAAAGCAGTTAG
- a CDS encoding GntR family transcriptional regulator has translation MSTPLYRKIANQIKEKIHKNIWPPEEAIPTEARLSEMFEASRVTVRQAISVLVQEGLLYKIQGSGTYVKGNKVEHNIYSLRSFTEEMQALDKTIANEIIDFSLVVPSGHIRQMLDLKDGEKTFYVRRQRIVDGTPFVLEDTYLPVRLFPDLSYETMQGSKYEYIEEKKQQAIKESFQEVLPILPDPDIQSLLDLPEAIPILKVQLYSRLADETVFEYSELYFKSDEYKFTIVANRER, from the coding sequence ATGAGTACACCACTTTACAGGAAGATAGCAAATCAGATTAAGGAAAAAATCCATAAAAATATCTGGCCGCCGGAAGAAGCGATTCCGACTGAAGCCAGACTGAGTGAAATGTTTGAAGCCAGCCGGGTCACTGTCCGGCAGGCGATTTCCGTCCTTGTGCAGGAAGGCCTTCTCTACAAGATCCAGGGAAGCGGGACGTATGTAAAAGGGAACAAGGTTGAGCATAATATCTATTCACTGCGGAGTTTTACGGAGGAAATGCAGGCACTCGATAAAACGATCGCAAACGAGATTATTGATTTCAGCCTCGTTGTTCCCTCCGGCCACATTCGGCAGATGCTCGATCTTAAAGATGGAGAAAAAACGTTTTATGTCAGAAGGCAGAGGATTGTAGACGGCACCCCATTTGTGCTTGAGGACACTTATCTCCCTGTACGCCTCTTTCCGGATCTCAGCTATGAAACGATGCAGGGATCAAAATACGAGTATATTGAAGAAAAAAAGCAGCAGGCGATTAAGGAAAGCTTTCAGGAAGTCCTGCCAATACTGCCCGATCCGGACATTCAGTCCCTTCTCGATTTACCCGAGGCGATACCTATTCTAAAGGTGCAGTTGTATTCAAGACTGGCCGATGAAACGGTTTTTGAGTACAGCGAGCTGTATTTTAAGAGTGATGAGTACAAATTCACGATCGTTGCCAATCGGGAACGCTAA
- the yhaM gene encoding 3'-5' exoribonuclease YhaM yields MKKGIKHHKVGDSVESYLLITSSKKGVASNGKPFLTLMLSDQSGEIEAKLWGCSPEDEELFVNRTIVHIHGDVNEYRGNRQLKIKSIRPTSEMDQVSTADFLQSAPLPPDEMLERINQYLFDMTNPKIQRITRHLLKKHQKAFIEAPAATRNHHEYVSGLAYHVICMLDLARAVSALYPSLDKDLLYSGVILHDLGKVHELSGPVAAEYTTQGKLIGHISIIVNEIAEAAKELEIEGDEVMALQHIVLSHHGKGEWGSPKPPMMREAEILHHVDNLDAKMNMMDRALDGVEPGEFSDRVFPMDNRTFYKPSFHDKPLDL; encoded by the coding sequence ATGAAAAAAGGGATCAAACACCATAAAGTAGGCGATTCCGTTGAGTCCTACCTGTTAATTACATCCTCAAAAAAAGGTGTTGCAAGCAATGGGAAACCTTTTCTCACGCTGATGCTCTCAGACCAGAGCGGGGAAATTGAAGCGAAACTGTGGGGGTGTTCACCTGAGGATGAAGAACTTTTCGTGAACAGAACCATCGTACATATTCACGGGGATGTAAATGAATACCGGGGGAACCGGCAGTTAAAGATCAAAAGCATCCGTCCGACATCGGAAATGGATCAGGTTTCCACGGCTGATTTTCTTCAGTCAGCACCTCTCCCGCCAGATGAAATGCTGGAACGGATTAACCAGTATCTGTTTGATATGACCAACCCGAAGATTCAGCGGATTACCAGGCACCTGCTGAAAAAACACCAGAAGGCCTTCATTGAGGCTCCTGCAGCAACGAGAAATCACCACGAATATGTATCTGGTCTTGCCTATCACGTCATCTGCATGCTTGATTTAGCTCGGGCCGTCTCGGCTCTCTATCCTAGCCTGGATAAAGATCTTCTTTACTCAGGTGTTATCCTTCATGATCTTGGCAAAGTGCACGAATTAAGCGGCCCGGTTGCCGCTGAGTACACCACTCAAGGTAAACTGATCGGGCATATTTCGATCATTGTAAATGAAATTGCGGAAGCAGCAAAAGAGCTGGAGATTGAAGGGGACGAAGTGATGGCTTTGCAGCATATTGTGCTCAGTCATCATGGCAAAGGAGAATGGGGAAGTCCGAAGCCCCCTATGATGCGCGAAGCGGAGATTCTCCATCATGTGGATAACCTTGATGCAAAAATGAACATGATGGACCGTGCGCTGGACGGGGTGGAGCCCGGTGAATTCAGCGACCGGGTATTTCCGATGGATAACCGGACGTTCTATAAGCCTTCCTTTCATGATAAACCGCTGGATCTTTAG
- a CDS encoding peptidylprolyl isomerase, which translates to MKKKWVLFASALVVVLGACSNGDAAEEENTENMDNGDTETEAQNEEEDVTEIGESEGDETVIVETSAGNITEEEFVDRLVDLYGEAVLRDMIEDKIMENQAEELGVTEEDIQEEIEDLRETLGAESDEQFLQALQMQGIGNEEDLRSLVQHHLVLQRLTGDEGDIDDAEVRAEYDRGEEVEARHILVDDEETAEEVYERLMDGEDFSELAGEYSTDPGSREDGGSLGFFRRGTMVPPFDAAAFSLDEGEISEPVRSDFGYHIIEVTDRNPFEDSFEEVEDQLRNTIFQRKMANMSKRQQELYDEVNVEIIDERFEDLLDD; encoded by the coding sequence GTGAAAAAGAAGTGGGTCCTGTTTGCATCAGCCTTAGTCGTAGTACTTGGAGCATGCTCCAACGGCGATGCAGCAGAAGAGGAGAACACAGAAAACATGGATAACGGGGACACAGAAACAGAAGCACAGAATGAGGAAGAAGATGTTACTGAAATTGGTGAGTCCGAAGGCGATGAAACAGTTATTGTAGAGACGAGTGCGGGCAATATTACAGAGGAAGAGTTTGTGGACAGACTTGTTGATCTTTACGGTGAAGCAGTTCTTCGAGACATGATTGAAGACAAGATTATGGAAAACCAGGCAGAAGAACTCGGTGTAACTGAAGAGGATATTCAGGAAGAGATTGAAGACCTCCGTGAAACCCTTGGAGCTGAAAGCGATGAGCAGTTTCTTCAGGCTCTCCAGATGCAGGGGATTGGCAATGAGGAAGACCTCCGTTCACTCGTGCAGCATCATCTTGTCCTGCAGCGCCTGACAGGTGATGAAGGAGACATTGATGATGCAGAGGTGCGGGCCGAATATGATCGCGGGGAGGAAGTGGAAGCACGCCACATTCTCGTAGATGATGAGGAGACCGCAGAAGAGGTTTACGAACGCCTGATGGATGGAGAGGACTTTTCTGAGCTTGCCGGTGAGTACTCCACTGATCCAGGTTCCCGTGAAGATGGCGGCAGCCTCGGGTTTTTCCGCCGTGGAACAATGGTACCACCATTTGATGCAGCAGCCTTCTCTCTTGATGAAGGGGAAATCAGCGAACCTGTGAGATCCGATTTCGGCTACCATATCATTGAAGTAACGGACCGCAATCCGTTTGAAGACTCCTTTGAAGAAGTTGAGGACCAGCTTCGCAACACGATCTTCCAGCGAAAAATGGCAAACATGAGCAAGCGCCAGCAGGAGCTTTATGATGAAGTAAATGTCGAGATTATCGACGAACGTTTTGAAGATCTTCTGGATGATTAA
- a CDS encoding YjcZ family sporulation protein, protein MSHKDGYGQGFALLIVLFVLLVIIGCACWY, encoded by the coding sequence GTGTCGCATAAAGACGGATACGGTCAAGGGTTCGCGTTACTCATAGTTTTGTTCGTACTGCTTGTTATTATTGGATGCGCCTGCTGGTACTAA
- a CDS encoding 6-phospho-alpha-glucosidase, with translation MKKQNLVVVGSGSTYTIGMIMSLIEEKKHFPLRTITFYDTNAERQEKVAKATEVILKDKYPELESFTYTTDKKEAFTGADFAFVQIRTGGLAMREKDEQISLRHGAVGQETCGPGGMAYGLRSIGDMIDVVNDVRKYAPDAWILNYTNPAAIVAEALRREFPDDEKILNICDMPAAIMVSYAKILGKEIWDLVPEYFGLNHFGWFTDIYDKEGNRLTDDIKRAIKDDGFLPEDAEIVNDPSWIKTFKQVETMLTDFPDYLPNTYLQYYLYPSQMVEKEDVKNTRARQVINGREKRVHELCDQLISDGTSENAELEVDIHGCYMIRVAASLAYNTGDTFIVIVENNGIISNLQDDAMVEVPAALTSGGPKPFAVGEIPTFEKGLIEGQLAFEKLVVDAWYEKDYKKLLQALTLNRTVVDAPRARKILDDLIEENKDYWPELSSK, from the coding sequence ATGAAAAAACAAAATCTGGTTGTTGTGGGCAGCGGAAGCACGTATACGATCGGGATGATTATGAGCCTGATTGAGGAGAAAAAGCATTTCCCGCTCAGGACAATCACATTTTACGACACAAATGCCGAGCGGCAGGAAAAAGTCGCAAAAGCAACAGAGGTAATTCTGAAAGATAAATATCCTGAACTCGAATCATTTACCTATACAACAGATAAAAAAGAAGCGTTTACAGGCGCAGACTTTGCTTTCGTGCAGATTCGTACAGGTGGACTGGCTATGCGTGAAAAGGACGAGCAGATTTCCCTCCGCCACGGAGCTGTCGGTCAGGAAACGTGCGGACCTGGTGGTATGGCGTACGGCCTGCGTTCAATCGGGGACATGATCGACGTGGTCAATGATGTTCGTAAGTATGCACCGGATGCGTGGATTCTCAACTATACGAATCCCGCAGCAATTGTAGCTGAAGCTTTAAGAAGAGAATTTCCGGACGATGAAAAAATCCTGAATATATGTGACATGCCGGCCGCCATCATGGTGAGTTACGCCAAGATTCTCGGAAAGGAAATATGGGATCTTGTTCCGGAGTATTTCGGTCTGAATCATTTCGGATGGTTCACTGATATTTACGATAAAGAAGGCAACCGTCTTACTGATGACATTAAACGAGCAATAAAAGATGACGGATTCCTGCCTGAAGATGCTGAAATCGTGAATGATCCTTCATGGATTAAAACATTTAAGCAGGTTGAAACGATGCTTACTGATTTCCCTGACTACCTGCCGAACACGTATCTGCAGTATTACCTGTATCCTTCACAGATGGTCGAAAAAGAGGACGTGAAAAACACCCGTGCACGTCAGGTGATCAACGGACGGGAAAAACGAGTTCACGAACTCTGTGATCAGCTGATTTCCGATGGCACCTCTGAAAACGCTGAACTTGAAGTGGATATTCACGGATGTTACATGATCAGGGTTGCAGCGTCACTTGCCTATAACACAGGGGATACGTTTATTGTGATTGTAGAAAACAATGGCATCATCTCAAATCTTCAGGACGATGCAATGGTGGAAGTGCCGGCTGCTCTTACGTCAGGAGGCCCTAAACCTTTTGCGGTAGGGGAAATTCCAACCTTTGAAAAAGGTCTGATTGAAGGACAGCTGGCATTTGAAAAGCTCGTAGTGGATGCGTGGTACGAAAAAGATTATAAAAAACTGCTTCAGGCACTCACGCTTAACCGTACAGTGGTGGACGCACCCCGTGCGCGAAAAATTCTCGATGATCTGATTGAAGAAAACAAGGACTACTGGCCGGAGCTTTCGTCAAAATAA
- a CDS encoding DUF3267 domain-containing protein — protein sequence MNCWKTVSITQDIGKFRLWILSGMLMVSYFLVYFLLFSTFGTGAALIDYGAGVLLICMLAVFPIHMLMHCIPVWMLGRKATMGVRMKQWPFLYLTVKQPLPKHISLLAICSPAIFITGTAIAVTFIFPHLLHYAALMSALNIGMCVHDFLYVNHIRRAPRHAFVEEYDDGFHILCENPALTNKKAS from the coding sequence ATGAACTGCTGGAAAACAGTCTCCATCACCCAGGACATCGGAAAGTTCCGCCTGTGGATTCTGTCAGGAATGTTGATGGTTTCTTACTTTTTAGTTTACTTTCTGCTGTTCAGCACATTTGGAACAGGAGCAGCATTAATTGATTACGGGGCAGGTGTCCTTTTGATCTGCATGCTGGCTGTTTTTCCAATCCACATGCTGATGCACTGCATCCCTGTCTGGATGCTTGGAAGAAAAGCAACAATGGGTGTCAGGATGAAGCAGTGGCCATTTCTCTATCTTACTGTGAAACAGCCTCTGCCGAAGCATATTTCGCTTCTGGCCATCTGCTCACCGGCGATCTTTATTACTGGTACGGCCATAGCCGTAACCTTTATCTTTCCCCATTTGCTCCACTATGCAGCTCTCATGTCCGCTTTGAACATCGGCATGTGCGTACACGATTTTCTGTACGTAAACCACATTCGCCGGGCACCGCGGCATGCATTCGTTGAAGAATATGATGACGGGTTTCACATTCTCTGTGAAAATCCCGCACTCACAAATAAGAAAGCCTCGTAA
- a CDS encoding HTH-type transcriptional regulator Hpr codes for MDTQVTQSIKQSIMFSHKVAQLSKALWKSIEKDWQAWIKPYNLNINEHHILLISYQLEGASISDIAKFGVMHVSTAFNFSKKLEERGLLTFSKRQNDKRNTYVFLTKQGEELLLETLENYKPENYGVYSGSLPIKELYGKFPEFSEITSIVKHIYGPDFMTIFEKSLSKIESDFTEVDGKLAPVEKRESEVDLRSS; via the coding sequence ATGGATACTCAAGTGACACAATCCATTAAACAGTCCATCATGTTCAGTCACAAAGTCGCCCAACTCAGCAAAGCGCTGTGGAAGTCGATTGAAAAGGACTGGCAGGCATGGATTAAGCCTTACAATTTAAACATTAACGAACACCACATTCTGCTCATTTCCTATCAGCTTGAAGGAGCATCAATCTCTGACATTGCCAAATTTGGAGTCATGCATGTATCCACCGCATTTAACTTCTCCAAAAAGCTGGAAGAGCGCGGCCTCCTTACCTTTTCGAAACGGCAGAATGACAAACGAAACACCTATGTCTTCCTCACCAAGCAGGGAGAAGAATTGCTTCTTGAAACACTGGAAAATTACAAACCTGAAAATTACGGCGTTTACAGTGGATCACTGCCCATTAAGGAACTTTACGGGAAGTTTCCGGAATTTTCCGAAATCACAAGTATTGTCAAACACATTTACGGCCCGGATTTCATGACTATTTTTGAAAAATCACTCTCAAAGATTGAAAGTGACTTCACCGAAGTTGACGGGAAGCTTGCTCCTGTAGAGAAGCGGGAATCAGAAGTTGACCTGCGTTCATCATGA
- a CDS encoding PTS transporter subunit EIIC, protein MNFASLQKFGKSLMVPVALLPAAGILLGIGAAMNGPLADYLTFLQADSMQAVSTGMTSIGLSIFENLPIIFAVGVAIGLTGGSGIAALAALLGYIIMNTTISLALNITPEMAEEAGEYGMTLGIASLETGVLGGIVVGLLAVWVYNKFKRFQPPEVLGFFAGDRSVGIVMVFMSILLAFAVMLVWPPIQTAINAAANVIASDATNPAYVGLYGFLERVLIPTGLHHIWYAPFLWTQLGGTAQVAGSFVSGDQYIFLAQIAAGEEVTAGRFMAGKFPIVMFGLLGAALAMYRQADKNNRPVVKGMLIAAAGTAFLTGITEPIEFTFLFVAPLLFVLHAIITGFSFAIAYMLNVHLGWAGGSGLIDFVLVNALPGTPNWWMNIVMGAVFFVLYYYVFSFAIRKWNLATPGRAGQEAKLYTRKDYNEKKKEEAGGNGEEPAAEGGKKKDDYRDKARLILNALGGKENIEHVDACFTRLRVTVVDPGEIDEAELKALGAAGVMKYNKNIQAVFGGKSDLYKNEINDILDKSA, encoded by the coding sequence ATGAATTTTGCAAGCCTGCAAAAATTCGGAAAGTCTCTCATGGTGCCGGTGGCACTCCTGCCGGCTGCAGGGATCCTGCTGGGGATAGGAGCGGCCATGAACGGTCCACTCGCTGATTACTTAACGTTTTTGCAAGCGGATTCAATGCAGGCCGTGAGCACCGGAATGACAAGCATTGGTCTGAGTATCTTTGAAAATCTGCCGATCATCTTTGCCGTAGGGGTAGCGATCGGTCTCACAGGCGGTTCGGGGATCGCAGCCCTTGCTGCATTACTCGGTTATATCATTATGAACACCACTATATCGCTTGCCTTGAACATCACGCCAGAAATGGCGGAAGAAGCCGGGGAGTACGGGATGACACTCGGTATTGCCTCGCTTGAAACCGGCGTACTCGGCGGCATTGTCGTCGGACTGCTTGCCGTATGGGTTTATAATAAATTTAAGAGGTTTCAGCCTCCTGAAGTACTTGGCTTTTTTGCAGGGGATCGTTCTGTCGGAATTGTCATGGTATTCATGTCAATTCTCCTTGCTTTTGCGGTAATGCTCGTGTGGCCGCCGATTCAGACGGCGATTAACGCTGCTGCTAACGTCATTGCATCTGATGCCACGAATCCTGCTTATGTAGGTTTATACGGTTTTTTAGAGCGCGTATTGATTCCAACAGGTCTTCACCATATCTGGTATGCGCCATTTTTATGGACTCAACTCGGAGGGACAGCCCAGGTAGCCGGGAGCTTCGTTTCCGGTGACCAGTATATTTTCCTTGCTCAAATTGCTGCTGGAGAGGAAGTGACAGCCGGGCGCTTTATGGCAGGTAAATTTCCAATTGTGATGTTCGGTCTCCTCGGTGCAGCTCTTGCCATGTACCGCCAGGCGGATAAAAACAACCGCCCTGTTGTAAAGGGGATGCTCATTGCTGCAGCCGGTACAGCGTTTCTCACGGGTATTACCGAACCGATTGAGTTTACGTTTCTGTTTGTCGCTCCGTTGCTGTTCGTGCTCCATGCCATAATTACCGGTTTCAGCTTTGCGATTGCCTATATGCTGAACGTTCATCTTGGGTGGGCCGGAGGATCAGGTCTGATTGACTTTGTCCTTGTAAATGCGCTGCCAGGGACACCGAACTGGTGGATGAACATCGTCATGGGGGCTGTGTTCTTTGTGCTTTACTACTATGTGTTCTCCTTTGCGATCAGGAAATGGAACCTTGCAACACCTGGACGTGCGGGACAGGAAGCAAAGCTGTATACACGTAAAGATTACAATGAAAAGAAAAAAGAAGAGGCAGGCGGAAATGGGGAGGAACCTGCAGCTGAAGGCGGGAAAAAGAAAGATGACTACCGTGATAAAGCACGTCTGATTCTTAATGCCCTTGGCGGAAAGGAGAACATCGAACATGTAGATGCCTGCTTTACAAGGCTGCGTGTAACCGTTGTTGATCCGGGTGAAATTGATGAGGCCGAACTGAAGGCGCTTGGTGCAGCAGGTGTGATGAAATACAACAAAAACATTCAGGCTGTGTTCGGCGGCAAGTCGGATTTATACAAGAACGAAATTAACGATATACTTGATAAAAGTGCATAG
- the serC gene encoding 3-phosphoserine/phosphohydroxythreonine transaminase produces the protein MFNFNAGPATLPAEVKERARQKGFDPSLSVMEMSHRSPEYEAIHFGTKDKIRQVLNLPEDFDILFLQGGASLQFAMLPMNFLTPGKRAGYVITGSWSEKAYEEASRIGDTYIYASGASEQYRTIPRIHSWEPEENTAYLHITSNNTIYGTQWYTLPESCHKVPVCADMSSDLFSRPVDWSKIDIAYAGAQKNAGPAGVTIVIIKKDWLEDAEQDIPKILSYQTHQKKDSLYNTPPTFSIYMTGLMMDWIQAQGGVDQLYKQNAEKASRIYSLMDHSQHFYQPHADKLSRSMMNVTFRLPSVELENLFLKHAAEEEMIGLKGHRSIGGCRVSLYNAVPPKAVDHLQDFMLRFMKKHSC, from the coding sequence ATGTTCAACTTTAATGCAGGACCGGCAACATTGCCGGCAGAAGTAAAAGAAAGAGCTAGACAGAAAGGATTCGATCCGTCCCTTTCTGTGATGGAAATGAGTCACCGTTCACCGGAATATGAAGCTATTCATTTTGGTACAAAGGACAAAATCCGGCAGGTGCTTAACCTTCCTGAAGACTTTGACATACTGTTTCTTCAGGGCGGTGCAAGTCTCCAGTTTGCCATGCTTCCAATGAATTTTCTCACACCTGGAAAAAGAGCCGGCTATGTCATTACCGGTTCATGGTCTGAAAAAGCCTATGAAGAAGCAAGCCGGATTGGTGATACATACATTTACGCAAGCGGTGCTTCTGAGCAGTACCGCACTATCCCCAGGATCCATTCCTGGGAGCCTGAAGAAAATACAGCCTATCTCCACATTACGAGTAACAATACGATCTATGGCACACAGTGGTATACGTTACCAGAATCCTGCCATAAAGTTCCTGTATGTGCTGACATGTCTAGTGATCTGTTTAGCCGCCCTGTGGACTGGTCCAAAATTGATATTGCCTACGCAGGCGCTCAGAAAAACGCCGGACCGGCTGGGGTCACCATTGTCATTATCAAAAAAGACTGGCTGGAAGACGCCGAACAGGATATCCCAAAAATTTTAAGCTACCAGACTCACCAGAAAAAGGACTCCCTTTACAACACTCCACCGACTTTTTCAATTTACATGACCGGTCTTATGATGGACTGGATTCAAGCCCAGGGCGGGGTGGATCAGTTGTATAAACAAAACGCTGAGAAAGCAAGCCGTATATACTCGCTTATGGATCATTCCCAACATTTTTATCAGCCGCATGCCGATAAATTAAGCAGGTCCATGATGAACGTTACTTTCCGTCTTCCATCGGTTGAACTTGAAAACCTGTTTCTCAAGCATGCAGCTGAAGAAGAAATGATCGGTCTGAAAGGCCACCGCTCCATCGGCGGCTGCCGGGTCTCTCTCTACAATGCGGTCCCGCCAAAAGCTGTTGATCATCTTCAGGATTTTATGCTTCGTTTTATGAAAAAACATTCCTGTTAG